CAGGGAAAACTCTGTACATTCTTGATGAACCCACAACTGGCCTGCATTTCTACGATATACAGCAATTACTGAATGTTCTTCAGCGACTGAGAGATCACGGCAACACCATCGTGGTAATCGAGCATAACCTCGATGTTATAAAAACAGCTGACTGGGTTATAGACCTGGGGCCGGAGGGTGGCTCTGGCGGGGGAAAAATTATCGCAGAAGGAACACCTGAACAAGTGGCGGCCAATCCTGTATCACATACCGGCCGCTACCTGAAGCAAATGCTACCCATCTGAAGGACACAAAAAAACCGGAGGCGTTACCGGCTCCGGTTTTTTTAACGATGCAACGATTTTACTCGTCGCCTTCGTCCACTTCTTCCGCTTCGATATCCAACGGACGACCTACCAGTTCAACAAATGCCATAGGAGCATTGTCACCAGCACGGAAGCCACACTTCAAAATACGAAGGTAACCACCCGGGCGTTCGTTGTAGCGAGGGCCAAGCTCATCAAACAGCTTGGCAACCGCTGCGTCGTCGCGCAGGCGAGAAAACGCCAGACGACGATTCGCAACCGAATCTTTCTTGGCGAGCGTGATCAAAGGCTCAGCTACCCGACGAAGCTCTTTGGCTTTCGGCAGCGTTGTTTTAATCAGCTCATGACCAACCAGTGACGCAGTCATGTTACGAAACATGGCCTTGCGATGCGCACTGGTCCTGCTGAACTTACGACCACTCTTACGATGACGCATTGCTCTGATTCCTTACCTTAAACTAATCGGCAATCAACCGCCCAAAACCCGGTCGTCGCCACGAAGGCTAGCCGGCGGCCAGTTATCAAGACGCATACCCAGAGACAAACCACGGGACGCCAAAACGTCCTTGATCTCGGTGAGCGACTTCTTACCAAGGTTAGGCGTCTTCAACAGCTCAACTTCTGTGCGCTGGATAAGATCGCCGATGTAGTAAATATTTTCAGCCTTCAAGCAGTTAGCTGAACGCACTGTTAACTCGAGATCATCAACAGGACGCAGGAGAATAGGATCAATTTCTTCCTCTTCTTCAACACGCTCTGGCTCTTTCTCATGATCAAAGTCAACAAATACCGCTAGTTGCTGCTGGAGGATGGTGGCTGCCCGGCGAATTGCTTCTTCCGGATCAATAGTGCCATTAGTCTCCAGATCAATAACCAGCTTGTCCAGGTCGGTGCGCTGCTCAACCCGTGCACTTTCCACGGAGTAGGCGACACGACGAACCGGGCTAAAGGTTGCGTCCAACTGCAGACGTCCGATTGCACGGGTTTCATCTTCATCGAGACCGCGCTGGTCAGCTGGCTCATAGCCACGACCGCGCGCCACACGCAAGCGCATGTTCACTTCACCCTTTTCACTCAGATGACAAATCACGTGATCCGGGTTAGAGATCTCAACATCATGATCCAGCTTGATATCACCGGCTGTAACGACGCCCGGACCTTTCTTGCTAAGCGTAAGCTCAGTGTCGTCCCGACCGTTCATCTTTACCGCGACGCCCTTGAGATTAAGAAGAATCTCAATAACGTCTTCCTGGACACCCTCGATTGCGCTGTACTCGTGCAAGACACCGTCAATCTGCGCTTCTGTCACGGCGCAGCCCGGCATCGAAGACAAGAGAATTCGACGCAACGCGCTTCCCAAAGTGTGGCCAAAGCCTCTTTCCAGAGGCTCAAGCGTCACCTTAGCGCGCGTAGCACCAGATTCCTTCACGTCAATGGTACGAGGTGTCAATAACTCTTGTACTGAACGCTGCATAGACGCCCCTATCTACTATCGTTGCTAACAGGGCTTTACTTGGAGTAAAGCTCGACGATGAGGTTCTCGTTGATGTCGGCCGGCAACTCAGTACGCTCAGGTACTGTTTTGTAAACGCCGGACATCTTAGTGGCGTCGACCTCTACCCAGCTCACCGGTGCACGGCTAGAAGACAGATCCAACGCGCCTTTAACACGCAGTTGATTTCTGGCCTTTTCGCGCACGCTCACAACATCACCTGGCTTGACTTTGTAGGAAGCAATATTCACTACCTTGTCATTCACCAGGATCGCTTTGTGAGAGACGAGCTGACGGGACTCAGCACGGGTCGAACCAAAACCCATGCGATATACAACGTTATCAAGGCGAGCTTCCAGAAGTTGCAGCAGATTTTCACCTGTAGCACCCTTCAGACGAGCGGCCTCTTTATAGTAGTTGCGGAATTGCTTTTCAAGAACGCCATAAATACGACGGACTTTCTGTTTTTCACGAAGCTGTACGCCATACTCGGACAGACGACCGCGACGCGCGCCGTGCATACCCGGCGGGGTCTCGATGTTGCACTTTGAATCCAGCGCGCGAACACCGCTCTTCAGAAAAAGATCTGTCCCTTCACGACGAGACAGCTTGCACTTCGGGCCTATATAACGAGCCATATTTCACTGTCTCCTGTGTTAGACGCGGCGCTTTTTGGGCGGACGACAGCCGTTATGAGGAATCGGCGTCACATCTGTGATGTTCGTGATTTTGTAGCCGCACGAATTTAACGCGCGAACTGCAGACTCACGTCCGGGCCCGGGTCCTTTAACCTCTACGTCCAGGTTTTTAAGGCCGTATTCAGCAGCCGCGTTACCGGCTCTTTCAGCTGCTACCTGCGCAGCAAAAGGTGTGCTTTTACGTGACCCGCGAAAACCAGAACCACCGGAGGTGGCCCAGGACAGGACGTTGCCCTGACGGTCTGAAATGGTCACGATAGTGTTGTTGAAGGACGCGTGAATGTGCGCGACGCCATCAACAACTGTCTTTTTCACCTTTTTACGGGTACGTGTACCTGGCTTTGCCATGTTTGCCTACCTGTTACTTACGAATAGGTTTGCGTGGACCTTTACGGGTGCGTGCGTTGGTCTTTGTGCGCTGACCACGGACTGGTAGTCCATGACGGTGACGCAGACCACGGTGACATCCGAGATCCTTCAAACGCTTGATGTTCATCTGTACTTCACGACGCAGATCGCCTTCAACGATAGCTTTACCCACTTCAGTACGAAGTGACTCAAGCTGCTCGTCGGACAGGTCTTTGACCTTGACGTCCGGCTTAACGCCGGTTGCATCGCAAAGCTTTTGGGCCGTTGTCTTGCCAACACCAAAAATGTAGGTGAGCGAGATAACAGCATGTTTGTGATCGGGTATATTGACACCGGCTATACGTGCCATCCAAATTACTCCGCGTTCAAAGCTTTGCTGTGTGAATTTTCCGCCTTTATAAAAGGGCGCGAAATAATAGCGCCTGACCCGCTACCGAGTCAAGCGCTATCATTAATACCCCTTTAACAGTCCAGGATGCTTCCCGAAGGAATCAGCCCTGGCGCTGCTTATGGCGAGGCTCCGAGCAAATGACTCTTACTGAGCCATTGCGACGAATTACTTTGCAGTTACGGCAAATTTTCTTTACCGAAGCGCGTACTTTCATTGTCGACTCCAGTTTTCAAGGGGAACGGGATTAACCGTTCCGACTATAGCCCTTGAGATTGGATTTCTTCATCAGTGATTCATACTGATGAGACATCAGGTGCGACTGTACCTGGGCCATGAAATCCATCACCACGACTACAACAATCAGCAGTGAGGTGCCTCCCAAATAGAAGGGCACATTCCCGGCAACCATCAGAAACTGAGGAAACAGGGAGACTGCTGCAATGTACATTGCACCGAACAATGTCAGACGGGTCAGCACGCCATCAATATACTTGGCAGTCTGATCGCCCGGACGGATGCCCGGAATAAACGCTCCAGAGCGCTTGAGGTTATCCGCAACTTCTTTCGGGTTGTACATCAACGCTGTATAGAAGAAGCAAAAGAATACGACTGCTGCTGCAAACAGGATAATGTACAACGGCTGGCTTGGAGCCAAAGCCTGAGAAACGTCGCTGAGCCATTCCATGCCTTCGCCCTGCCCAAACCACTGCCCCAGCGACGCCGGGAACAACAGAATAGAAGAAGCAAAGATAGGTGGTATCACCCCGGCCATATTCACCTTTAACGGTAAATGGCTGGACTGCTGGGCGAAAACCTGACGCCCTTGCTGGCGCTTGGCGTAGTTAATAGTCAGACGACGCTGACCACGCTCCATGAAAACCACGAAACCAACTACGGCAATTGCAAGAATGCCAATACCCAGAACAACCAACAAGCTCATTTCACCATTTCGAGCCTGCTCGAGCGTCTGACCAATCGCTCCGGGAAGTCCCGCAACAATACCGGCGAAGATCAGGAGAGAGATACCGTTTCCGACACCCCGCTCGGTAATCTGCTCACCCAGCCACATCATAAAGACTGCACCGCTAACGAAGGATACAACGGCCACAAAGTGAAAGCTGTAACTATCGTTGAAGGTTACACCCTGCGATGCCAACCCGACAGAGATACCAAAACCCTGAACCAACGCCAGGATAACCGTACCGTACCGAGTATACTGGCTGATCTTGCGACGCCCAGCCTCTCCCTCTTTTTTCAGCTGCTCAAGCTGCGGACTTACCGCAGTCATGAGCTGCATGATAATCGAGGCCGAAATATACGGCATAATACCGAGAGCGAAGATACTCATGCGCTCGAGCGCACCACCTGAGAACATGTTGAACATACTCAGGATAGTGCCCTGATTCTGCTCAAACAGTGCTGCCAGCCGGTCGGGATTTATACCTGGCACCGGAATGTGTGCACCTATCCGGTACACCAACAATGCCAGGAAAACAAACCAGAGCCGTGATTTCAGCTCTGCCAGTCCTTTTCCCGCGCCCGCAGGCAATGATGCGTTCTTGGCCATTTAGTCCTCGACTCGCCTTAGTCTTCGACTTTACCACCCGCGGCAGAAATTGCCTCGCGCGCGCCTTTGGTTACCCGAAGTCCTTTCACGGTCACTGCTCGGTCAAGTTCACCGGACAGAATAACCTTGGCTTCGCGAATTTCCTCACGGATGATGTCGGCCTTTTTGAGGGCGGCAAGATCCACAACATCGCCTTCAACCTTCGCCAGTTCATTAAGGCGAATTTCAGCAACGTAACGCTGCTGACGTGAAGTGAAACCGAACTTCGGCAGACGGCGAGCCAGAGGCTGCTGACCACCCTCGAATCCAGGTGCAACACTGCCACCGGAACGAGCTTTCAGACCTTTATGACCGCGACCACCGGTTTTACCGAGACCGCTTCCGATACCACGACCTACTCGCCTTGCGGCGGGACGTGAACCGGGTTCCGGACTAAGTTCGTTCAGACGCATCTTAGTTCTCCTCAACCCGAACCAGGTAATCTACCCGGTTGATCATGCCGCGAATAGAAGGTGTATCTTCCACTTCGACGGTGTGACCGATTTTACGAAGACCCAAGCCCTTTACACACAATTTGTGTTTCGGCTGACAGCCAATCGGGCTTCGGGTCAGAGTTACTTTGATCGTTTTTGCGTTCGCCATGACTTCAACCCAGAATCTCTTCGACGGATTTACCGCGCTTGGCTGCAATATCTTCAGGCGCCTGAGTGGCCTGAAGACCCTTGATGGTGGAACGTACCACGTTCACCGGGTTGGTAGACCCGTAACACTTGGACAGTACGTTCTGAACACCTGCAACCTCAAGCACTGCACGCATCGCACCACCGGCGATGATACCTGTACCTTCTGAAGCCGGCTGCATATACACCTTGGAGCCACCATGCTGGGCCCGTACAGCATACTGCAGAGTCGTACCATCCAGCGGTACATCTACCATATTCTTGCGTGCAGCTTCCATTGACTTCTGGATAGCGACCGGCACTTCACGTGCCTTGCCGCGACCGAAGCCAACGCGCCCTTTCCCGTCACCAACAACGCTCAGTGCGGTAAACGCGAAAACGCGACCACCTTTGACCACCTTAGCGACGCGATTCACCTGAACCAGCTTTTCCTGGAGCTCAGGCG
This Marinobacter sp. ANT_B65 DNA region includes the following protein-coding sequences:
- the rplQ gene encoding 50S ribosomal protein L17; protein product: MRHRKSGRKFSRTSAHRKAMFRNMTASLVGHELIKTTLPKAKELRRVAEPLITLAKKDSVANRRLAFSRLRDDAAVAKLFDELGPRYNERPGGYLRILKCGFRAGDNAPMAFVELVGRPLDIEAEEVDEGDE
- a CDS encoding DNA-directed RNA polymerase subunit alpha codes for the protein MQRSVQELLTPRTIDVKESGATRAKVTLEPLERGFGHTLGSALRRILLSSMPGCAVTEAQIDGVLHEYSAIEGVQEDVIEILLNLKGVAVKMNGRDDTELTLSKKGPGVVTAGDIKLDHDVEISNPDHVICHLSEKGEVNMRLRVARGRGYEPADQRGLDEDETRAIGRLQLDATFSPVRRVAYSVESARVEQRTDLDKLVIDLETNGTIDPEEAIRRAATILQQQLAVFVDFDHEKEPERVEEEEEIDPILLRPVDDLELTVRSANCLKAENIYYIGDLIQRTEVELLKTPNLGKKSLTEIKDVLASRGLSLGMRLDNWPPASLRGDDRVLGG
- the rpsD gene encoding 30S ribosomal protein S4, which gives rise to MARYIGPKCKLSRREGTDLFLKSGVRALDSKCNIETPPGMHGARRGRLSEYGVQLREKQKVRRIYGVLEKQFRNYYKEAARLKGATGENLLQLLEARLDNVVYRMGFGSTRAESRQLVSHKAILVNDKVVNIASYKVKPGDVVSVREKARNQLRVKGALDLSSSRAPVSWVEVDATKMSGVYKTVPERTELPADINENLIVELYSK
- the rpsK gene encoding 30S ribosomal protein S11 translates to MAKPGTRTRKKVKKTVVDGVAHIHASFNNTIVTISDRQGNVLSWATSGGSGFRGSRKSTPFAAQVAAERAGNAAAEYGLKNLDVEVKGPGPGRESAVRALNSCGYKITNITDVTPIPHNGCRPPKKRRV
- the rpsM gene encoding 30S ribosomal protein S13 is translated as MARIAGVNIPDHKHAVISLTYIFGVGKTTAQKLCDATGVKPDVKVKDLSDEQLESLRTEVGKAIVEGDLRREVQMNIKRLKDLGCHRGLRHRHGLPVRGQRTKTNARTRKGPRKPIRK
- the rpmJ gene encoding 50S ribosomal protein L36; this encodes MKVRASVKKICRNCKVIRRNGSVRVICSEPRHKQRQG
- the secY gene encoding preprotein translocase subunit SecY — its product is MAKNASLPAGAGKGLAELKSRLWFVFLALLVYRIGAHIPVPGINPDRLAALFEQNQGTILSMFNMFSGGALERMSIFALGIMPYISASIIMQLMTAVSPQLEQLKKEGEAGRRKISQYTRYGTVILALVQGFGISVGLASQGVTFNDSYSFHFVAVVSFVSGAVFMMWLGEQITERGVGNGISLLIFAGIVAGLPGAIGQTLEQARNGEMSLLVVLGIGILAIAVVGFVVFMERGQRRLTINYAKRQQGRQVFAQQSSHLPLKVNMAGVIPPIFASSILLFPASLGQWFGQGEGMEWLSDVSQALAPSQPLYIILFAAAVVFFCFFYTALMYNPKEVADNLKRSGAFIPGIRPGDQTAKYIDGVLTRLTLFGAMYIAAVSLFPQFLMVAGNVPFYLGGTSLLIVVVVVMDFMAQVQSHLMSHQYESLMKKSNLKGYSRNG
- the rplO gene encoding 50S ribosomal protein L15; translated protein: MRLNELSPEPGSRPAARRVGRGIGSGLGKTGGRGHKGLKARSGGSVAPGFEGGQQPLARRLPKFGFTSRQQRYVAEIRLNELAKVEGDVVDLAALKKADIIREEIREAKVILSGELDRAVTVKGLRVTKGAREAISAAGGKVED
- the rpmD gene encoding 50S ribosomal protein L30 produces the protein MANAKTIKVTLTRSPIGCQPKHKLCVKGLGLRKIGHTVEVEDTPSIRGMINRVDYLVRVEEN
- the rpsE gene encoding 30S ribosomal protein S5 — translated: MSVNDQKAPELQEKLVQVNRVAKVVKGGRVFAFTALSVVGDGKGRVGFGRGKAREVPVAIQKSMEAARKNMVDVPLDGTTLQYAVRAQHGGSKVYMQPASEGTGIIAGGAMRAVLEVAGVQNVLSKCYGSTNPVNVVRSTIKGLQATQAPEDIAAKRGKSVEEILG